The DNA segment ACTGTTTCCATTAAATTTCCAAACAAAGATACAGTGAGTAACATAACACGTAATGCAAACAacacaacaaaacaatttctcAATACCATATGTCAATAGCTCATTTCTGTACCAGACTTCCTTTCACTTGCATATGTTTCCTGCGTTAGGTTATGTCATAGTCATTTGCTGCTACCACAGCTGTTATTAACAATGACTGTTGAAACTGAATAACATGTATTTCCTCTAGATATGCTGATGTTGCTGcatatgttttgcaaatattaatgCTTTTTATGAGAGCAGAGCTTTAGTAAAATAGTATgtacttttaattttatcatagCTTCAGTTTGTTTGCTTCAGGACCCCACCCTGTTAAATCTTCGTCAGGTTTTACGCAAGTACTGGGCACGATGGGGGGTGTGGTACAAGTATCAACCCCTCGACCATATTCGCAGTTATTTTGGAGAAAAGATTGGAATCTATTTTGCCTGGCTAGGTATTTCAATGTTTCACCCCCATTGCATATTCGCCTATATACTGGAAATTAACAACAATGTATATTTTCCTTGTATGCAATGATACTACACAAGTTATCTTTTGTGCAAATTGCttatatttgtttaactttaccaaaattataataaaatcgATGTTGAATTAATTGTGCTATTTTTGTAGGTTTCTATACATCCTGGCTGCTCCCTGTGTCTATTTTGGGCCTTATTGTGTTTATAGTTGGTGCAGCGCTAATCGAAACAAACACTCCTGCGTAAGTCCTTCTTTGAAGCAACAATCTTAAGTAGATGTACTTCAACTTCATACCATGTACTGGTACACATGCACACAACGAATGCATGTGGTTGTGTGTTTGGGGCTTCTGCTCTTTTATGCTTACTACTTTATCTTGGAAACATAATGGTATTTGTTGCAGAAACGAAGTGTGTAGTagtggaaaaaaatttgtgatgtGTCCTCGGTGCGACGGTTGCAGGATGTGGTATCTAAGCAGTACTTGTTTGATGACTAAGCTTGCCTATCTCTTTGACAATGGAGGAACTGTCTTCTTTGCTGTTGTAATGTCATTTTGGGGTAAGGTAGATTTTTATGTGAAGTTTTCTTTTGGTtagtattttgaaaaattttgaccATTTTGTTAAGTTTATTACGTTATAGCAGGGTCACTGTTGTGGAAggtataattattattgaacttttttgtttaagaTGTTATCTTGTTACAGAcactttaaattatttatggtGGTAACTATACATAGTGATTAGGCCATGTTTTTTTGCTTACAAGCTTACAAAAGGAGAGAACCTGTTTCATGTGGCATTAATTACCTGCACTACGAACATATAGAATTGTAGCCTTAACCATTTATATAAGCAGTTTTAAACTGCCGGTACTGCATAAACATCCATAACTAACTATGCTTCATCTAGCTCAGTGGTCGGCAAATTGTGGACCTTTTAGCAATTTTTAGTGGGCCGCGAgctatttattattatttcagttttatcaTGTAGTTGTGGGCCGCGTGATAGCCCTACATTCattgtactgtattttaaaaGCCCCAAAAAGTGATACCAATGGTAATTATAGTACATCTGTCTTGCAGTTTTGGCAGGAGCTTTATCACAAACAATTTCcatatttgaaaaaagaaattcctttaaaaaaatgaaatttttgccTGTCGTCTTTGGTAGTGCGATAATCTGAGAAAGTACCAAAGTATTAGTAGCAAGCTATTGCGTTGTACAAGCGATTGGTGTTTTTgttgaacaattaaatttttcgtTTTGTCGTAGTGGTTTCACGTAGTGGGCCTTCAATAGCTCTAGAAATTTTGGGCCGCGATAAAAAACGTTTGCCAACCACTGATCTAGATCATTCATATTTTGTTGTACATAGTGATTTTTGTAAGAAACATCTCTATGCCCAGGAGtgtttttttgtctttcaTGAAATGTATTCTTTCTATAAATCTATTTATCTATTCTATTTCTATCCTTTCTATAATCGTGTTAATTTCATGtccatgaaattttaatgaactATTAAATTGAAAGCTTGTAGAAACTGCTTTTGTTACGCTGTGCTTACGACAGACATAAATTATTCATAGCTTGATGAGTAACTGTTGTCAACCGGATTAcatgtattttttgttgtattttgctACAGTTCAGATCATAACACAACCACATAAACCTGCATGGTCTTGAAACAatctttttgttataaatgagcatgaaaaaataaagcaaaatagTTGATGGAACAGCAACTGATTTTCATATCCCATTAGGTTTCTTACCCGTTAGATTTTTGAATGTTAAGTATAAGAatcttaattttttcattggtatcaaaactgttaaaaattttggaaTCATCACATCTCATCATTTAGCATTTCCGTAGTTGTCTTGTTctgataaaacaaataaatttttaggATGATTAAAGTAAGTAAATTATGCAAAATTAATACGGTAAATAAATTTTCCCAATTATCAAACCTTGAAACCGTAGGATAAACTGAATAGATTTTTAAATAGTGTGAGGTTCCtcatcaaaattaattttttcagccGTATTTTTCTTGGAGTTCTGGAAGAGGAAGAATGCTCAATTAGCTCATCACTGGGAGGTTATGGACTTCGAGGCGGAGGAGGAGCGGCCACGACCCGAGTACAATGCTCGTGCTCCAACGATGGCGTTAAATCCTGTTACTGGAGTAATGGAGCCACATTTCCCACCTGGTCAGAGATTAAGAAGGATTTTCACTGGATTTACAATTCTAATAATAATGGTAGGTTaactaataattaatcagtggTGTATTGGAAGGATACCAATGTCGTCACACATATTTTTATGGTGtgttgtttttaacttttttataattGTGTAATGAATTAAGAGTTTAAAAACTGAGCTTGtcatcaaaagaaaattgtatCATTGAAATAGAGTATcctaaactttaaaaatataaatgtaaAAGTATCTAGAAGCAAACAACTCCTACCAATTTTTCAATGTATTATTAActgttgataataattaatctatgAAATTAAAGAAAGGTGCAGATAAATGATTGGTACTTTTATGAATATCAAACAAGTTTCATGAAcggtatttatttatttggcaGTTGGGCGTAGTCATTATATTCGTGCTCTCTGTGATAGTCTATAAAGCTATCATTGGTCTAGTTATGATTGAAAGCAAAGACAAGTTAGTTCAAGGACAGGTTTGTTCTCTGATTCCATTGGTATAAAATGCAAACAGTTTTTGTTCCattacattttctttgttaggtgactataaattttctttttcgatGCTTACGGTTTTACAGATTTTTTGGCTAATTTTCTCTAAATAATGCATGTTATTGATTTCAATGAGTAATAATCCTTTGAATTTCGTTATTAGACTTATAGATTACACATTTTATAGGAGTGCATTCTGATCATTGATTTATCCTAAATGCCAagaataaaaccttaaaaatttttaatttgatgtttaGGCCAGTAACCTGAGAACATTTTCTGGTGCAGTAATTAATCTTATATTGATTATGTTGATGGCAAATATCTACACAGTTGTTGCTGAAATTCTTACAAAATGGGGTTAGTGTTGTCTTTCATGTAACAACACTTCGTACATAATACATTTTTCGCGGCACCATTGTCCCACCTATGTGACACTGTTCAATGGTTAAGATAATTTTGTATGCAGATAatgttgttgtatttttaggctatacaaagtttttattaaatgttgtcTAACTTAGAAATGCATCGAACTCAAACCCAGTATGAAGACTCTCTGACTTTTAAGGTTTTTGTCTTCCAGTTTGTCAACTATTACTCGTCTATATTCTACATTGCCTTCTTCAAAGGAAAGTAAGCTAAAGATTCCGCTTCACTCATCACTTTAGTCTAAAGTTAAAGCATCTGTTAAGTTAAACACTTTAACAACAGGTTTGTCGGCTATCCTGGACATTATGATACCACGTTTGGAATTCGTAATGACGGTTGTGGAAGTGGCGGGTGTTTGATTGAGCTTGCTCAACAATTGCTTGTTATTATGGTTGGAAAGCAAGCCATAAACAATATAGAAGAACTGGTTGTACCGTAAGTGATGGTGATGCCGTACTAGAGCATCTGCTACTACAGTACCACTGTTAATACGAGGCttgataaagaaaaaacataTTCGATAATTGtctgaaataattttcaagaattgtttaaaaaggaacatttttttatgaaaactttttatgtGTTCCCAAAGCTGGCTGaagaaaaagtggcaaaagAGGAAGATGAAAAGAGTGTTTTTGTCTGATGGACAGCAAAATCTAACTAAACCATGGGAAATTGAATACCATGAACTTGTGGAATTTCAAGGACTTTTTCatgaatatttggaaatggGTGTGACACTGATTTTTTTGCAGATGATAGTTTTAAGTGATAACTCAAATTTGAAGGTTTGTGGTCAACTATTTTCCTATGTCCCAAATTTGATTTACTTTTTGGCTAGTTCTGCAGTTTGGCTTCATCACAATTTTCGTTGCTGCATTCCCAATCGCCCCACTGTTTGCTCTATTAAACAATTGGATTGAGATCCGTTTAGACGCTCGTAAGATGGTTTGTGAGACAAGACGTCCCATAGCAGAACGGGCACAAGACATTGGTGTTTGGTATGAAATTCTCGACGCCCTTGTGCAGATAGCAGTGGTAACAAATGTGAGTTGTGATAAGACCTCGTGCCACGTAAATTGGAATTTTTTAACAGTGTGCTATAAATTAAGATGAAAAATGGTATTCTGTGTAAAAAAAAACTGGGCAAATAGTTAAATTAGTTGGATGTGAGTTAAATCAAATTTCATTGAACACTTGTATATTTTTCAGGCTTTTCTCATCGCATTCACGTCTCAATTTATTCCAAGGCTTTTTTATGAATATAGAGTTGGCAATGACACTTTAAACGGTTTTACAAACTTCTCACTTTCGTATGCACCAAATAATACCGGTTAGTTGGAGTTGTTAGGTTCATTTGGCTTAGTTGCCAATCGTATTTTGATATTACGACTAGTCCTATTTGAAGGCACATTTCTGTagtcttaaatttatttttcagagTTTAAATCATGCCGATATTATGCGCATAGGACTGTTGATGGTCAATATACCCAGTACTACTATGAGTTGCTGGTTTGCAAACTTGCCTTTGTGATTGTGTTTGAGGTGGAGAATAGATCGtaatcaaattaaaatttaaatactaTTGGAACTATTTTTAGAGTTATTTTGAACAGAAATAACTTATTTATTAAAGAATTTAGAaagaatatattttattgaataaatttaagaAAGTTAATTTACCTTTACTGCAATATTAGTGTACTTCTCTATACAGCACGTAGTTTTCTTCATAAGTCGAATGATTGATTGGAGTGTGCCAGATATTCCTGAAAGTTTGATGGTAAAAGTAAAACGAGAACGTTACCTCGCTAAGCAAGCTCTCACTGACAACATTGATACCTCTATGGTAAGTTCCTGTATGcacaaacaattttacagCGAAATTCTTTCTTATAAATTGTTATCATGATAGTAGCAGCAGCCAATTTGAATTAGCATATGTGCAATGACTAATGAATGCAAAAGgaagtttacattttactttgttttgcttgCTTTGAGAAATTGGATCTGAATGAAACATTGATCAGAATAGAAAAGTCTGTGATATTAATCAAGtcattttgcaattattattttgtgttttattattaTGTAATTGCTTGAATTGTAATTTTCAACTTCAATGAATGAATATATGCATGGTTAATTTAGCTTGGAGCAGGCCAACTCTAATCAACTTCTTTTTTCCTGGTATGTTATTAATTTAGTTCATTACTatcaaagaaatttattttaaagaactCTGATCTCTTTATTGGCTATTCAGTTAGAGTTAAACATCAATATCATTTAATAGCTTGCCTACACTATAGTaggaaagtgaaaaatttcatAGGTGACTTTATCACTTTCTAGTACTTTGATTTTTCTTAGACTGAAGTATTTAAGTTGTACACTCACGACCCAACTGTAATTGTTCGTCACCATCCATCTTCACAAGCCACATCATCGAAGAAACCACCTCTTCATCAAGATTCAAAAACTACGAGTGAGAATGTGGAAAGTAGTTCCTCCAATGTTTTAAATGTGATTCCGGAAGAGGATACCACACCATCCGACGACGTAGCTACACCCACAGATCAGCCTGCCGGACCATTGTCGAAAATGCATGAAGTCTACAGACCTTTTGAACTGTCTGACCAGTCTCACAATTCTGTTCAAGAAGAACCACATACAAGTAAAGAAACAACAGATACCGAGCAGACAACAACAGCACCCGCTTCTGAAGAGCTTGTTCCGAAATTGGAAGATGATACACCTTCGGATAAGCAACACTCGGTTCAGATTGTAACACAGCCCCAGTTTTTCAAACCTTCTGGGTCACCAAACAGCGATGCCAAATTAGCCAGACGACAGCGGTTAGCTGTTCgaagaagcaaacaaaagcGTGACCAGTCAAAGTAAAATCTTGGTTTTTAAGTGAGAATTAGTGGTTAATTGTACTTGCATTATTTTTCTGGTAAATTATTGTTACCTAATTTTTGTGCATAAAATATGTGCCTAGTTTTACCTTGGGTACAAATGTAGTATAACAGTACCTACAATTTTAGGAGATTCATCTGTTTTGCCCTTATTATGAGCGTTGTGCAGCACTATCATGAAACATATTACCTTGTCAAGCATTAAATATTATCACCTCTGAAATCATTAATCGAACGCTGTGAAGCTGTCTTGTGCAATAGATGATCCAAATAGCAACCTATTACTTTTTTCGATCATTATGTGCAGTATGTGTATGCTGTTTAAGTAACTAAGAGATTCTATCGTTGTTGCGACTTGCAAGCTCTATTTTTGCGTTATTGTCATCATACATAAGTACTACAAGACCATTTTGTCACCATTTACGAATAAAGACGAAGAAACGGAATTTCTTAGTGGTTCAAGAACTAATCTTACTCAGCTGTGAGGATCTTATGGATTGATGTAAGCAGTAAGCATGTTAATAATGTGCCCACCTCAGCAAAAGAAAGCATCATTTCGCAACAAGGTGTAATATCACAGTGAGTTGTGTACAGTACAGCTTTGACGTGATAGCTGGTGCAAGGAGTGGCACGCTTGCCTAAAGTTCAGTGTTATGGTTAACACAATCATGTAagtgttaaaaaataacacatgCAGCTGGAAAAATTCATGATAAAGAGCCATTCACTGCTCATGACATAACCATGCTCTCAGCATGAATGACATTTGCACTGCTTTTGTTCTTCAACAAAGGTTTATTATGATGCGTTGACGATCCAACTCTACTGCTAACTTTGGACGCCATCGACAGTGCGCCAGGTTTGGGGGTTAACTCATTAAAACTGACGTTTCCACTGCCGGTGGTGAAAGACTTGAGTATTGGTTTCATCTGAAATACAGTACATCTTGTTTAGAAAATGCATGAAGTTTTCATTAAATGGTTTCAACAGATTTCCACCAACCTTCTTGGAAGCATCCTTTCCTggtgtttttagtttttgtgcGTGCTCTGTTCTTATCTGAGCCTCAAAATCTAACAGCTCTTTGGGAAACAAACTTCTTTCATCAAATGCAGCTTTTAGGCCTAAACAGGTTAAActaatttaacacaaaaattaaaggaaaaattacaaaaacgcACACTTTCGTGACTCTTTTAGTTCCTTTTGAACAGCGTTGACTTTACGATCACTCTTATTTACATGGTTACTTACTTTTTCTCACATCTCGTATGCTTTGCTGCACTTCAGTTGGCTGCTTTCCAACTTTCCTTTTTGATAGATCCTTTTCAGACTTTTCACCAAAGTATTTATGAGGATGAAGCATAAAGTCCGGCTTCCTCATCACTGGCATTGAATCCAGATCTGTATAATCCAGGATACCATATGGTCCAACCGCTGATTCCTCAATGTATTCCTTGTAACCGGGGACTGTACCTTTAAGGTAGGTGATAAATAAATGGGATGGAAAGTATAGAATAGTTCGACTTTAACAAGGAAAGCTTAATATATGTCATGCATAAAATAGTTAcatccacctagatattaggATGTAATCGATTCAATTCTACTCGATGTGTTTTTACTTTGTACCCCTTTGGGTCAATGAAATCAGTGTCTCACCCCTTATTTTGTACAAATGACCTGTTTTAAATAGATGACCCCTATTTATGATGGATTCACTAGATTCAATGAAGGTGTGCCGGCACCTCCAATTGGGAAGcacgttttgttaaaactgtATGACATAGTTACTAATTCAAGTATGATATATAGTTTCAATCAACAATACTTATCGTATAacctaacactttttactAAACACAACTGTTGGCACAAACTGCACATCTGTAATAAGCATTTCCAATTTACCTGGTTGTTTGCGTTCTCTTTTCTGCATTCTGTCCTCCTGGTAAGCTTTCCCAAGCACTGTGCTCTTCCAAGTCTGGGCACGGAAGTCTGGATCAAATCCATGAGCAGTTGGCGGCTTGGATGGTACCGCAGCAGTGCTAGCACGTGATTCCAACTCTATTTCATTTATATCAAACTCCtgtgaaaatacaaaatgatAAAGCTTTGGTAACCAACTGTGGCATAAAAGTGAACATAACAGAATAAGGATCAAACTTAGACAGCCCTTGATGGTCAAACCCAATACTTTGCTACAATGCTATCTAGTatcaacttttttaatttattttttgccaacaATTGAATTATTAAGACAAACTTTAAGCAGCTTAGCTCCTTGAACCAAAAACTTTTCCTTCTGATTTATAAAACTTCAATACATGCCTTAAACAGAGACTCATCCGCTTGTTCTGTTTCTTCCCCATCAACCTCATCGATATTTCGTTTAGCGAGAGGATCAGAAAAGTCCAACTTCCAATGTTGTTCTTGTCCAAACTCACCCACGCTGTTACCTGCAATGTCCCATAATGCAACACTGCAGTCGGACGACGCGCTGATGATGAAGTTTTGGTTGTTTCTGATACATATGTTGAtgctgaaattaaaaaacattgaGCTGAAAATAACCTTAGATCACCGTGAATGCCTTTAACTGCCAAGTTCAGTGGTCTTAGTTTATATCTAATATAAACATAATATAAAGCATAATTTTTATAACACTTTGTGTATAAATATTACACCTGTTGATGCAGTCTGAATGCGCTTGGAAACTAGCAATGGTTTCTGGTGGTGAAAATATTGTGTCGGATGGTTCAGCGATCAAGTAATCTTCAATGCTCCATATTTTCATGGCCCCCTCGCTGTCAGCTGCATGTGGAAAAAATGCAATGAATTTGCTATTGTATAATGGAATTACAAATTTCATAACATGAATgagaaaaatacatttattagCGTCGGAAAAGACAAGCCTTAACTGCTGAGGAGCAGTTAAAATGTAACTACCAGGCCAACTTCCATTGAAATTTAAGAATCCATTTGAGATATTGAGATTAAAGGTAAAAGTTATGTGCTTACCGGTcaccaaaaatttattttctgcaTCAGTTGTGGCAATTACATTGGATGCATGAGGGTGGGCTATAAATTCTGAAAGCAAGGCACTCTTAGCTGTGCTCCAAAACCGTACCCATCCACCACCACCGCATGATACCAAATCTGCTCCGGTGAATGATGATGAGCCTGACGCTGCATGATGTGAAGCAGTTCTAGTCTTAAGAAAGACCAGCCGTGAGATCACGAAACTAAATTCCAATTCACTTGCTAAAAAAGTAGAATTCTGTGTTAGACATTTGTTAGCTTTTTAACTGTGACatgacaaaatgaaaatggGTAAAAATGTCctcaaaaaacagaaaacagttTTCTTCAACTTTCGTGCCGGTAAAAGTTCAATACATTAGCACACTCCAACAAGCAAAACAAAGAGCACGCCTACCTTGGCTATCTGATGTCACAGGGCGCATTAGCATCGGTGTTTCTTCATCTCTAGCCCTTATGGAAAGCGATGAGGATTGTATTTGTCTCCTGGAGAACCGCTGCCGACATCGCTGCTGTAACTTCTTACTCACACCTTCTGAATTCGTGTTCCATATAATTATTTCACCATCATAACTTCCTACGTAACATCAAATGAACATTTATGTATGAATGAAATTATATTTGTGGAATAAATGCACCGTTTTATCAAAGAAAATATGTTCTTTGATTAAACTAACTAAGCCGTAGCTAATTATGAAGTACTCCACATAAGTTCAACTTCCAGCAGCTCTTTGATCCCTTACCGGTTGCCAACATACTTGGTGGGCAGTAGGCAGAACTTAAAATGTCATCCTGGTGTTCTTTTCCACCTTTCCAGTCAGCTGGTTGCACGTGATATTGTGTGAGTGCTGTTTGCCGGAAAATTGTGATAAGTTTGTCCCAGCCTATGGCCACGATAGAGCGTTTCAACATGACAACCTTACaaggaaacaaaaatataagatAGTtagtttttatcaaaattaatgcaaaaaGGATCCAAAACTCATACCGGTTGACGTGAAATTCACAATATTCAAGTAACTAATTAAGTGAAATTAACTGATTGAACATAATCTAAATCATTGTTTACACACATGATATTTTTACCTGAGCTATGTCGGCTGGTCTATCTCTTCCAGCATTCAAACTGTGGTGACAGTGTCCGTTAAAATCCCAAACTTTTATGGTCCCATCAGTGCTACCTgttgcataaaatatttaaagggCCATATACCTCGTACGCTACTGTATATTACAATAAATCATACAGGCGATAAATGTTGAATAAATAATGTTGCAAAAACAATACCCgtttatgttttataaaattgatgGCAAAACCTCACCTGTGAAAAGGCGTGTTCGACTGTGATCGAGCTCTAAAGTTGTTATTTCTGATTTTCCATGGCAGTTTGTAAACTGCTTCACTTTCTGTCC comes from the Clavelina lepadiformis chromosome 5, kaClaLepa1.1, whole genome shotgun sequence genome and includes:
- the LOC143459334 gene encoding anoctamin-7-like isoform X2, which codes for MSKWEKLKVFSKNGSSEEMQPILNETSLEVESGSSVSVNISPDSSSKVKKFGSFDDMDKLKYDQQKIRNCFDDGVTKIDFVIVYEEQHKDLLNESDQGKSDEEKANKQKQKNWEYQHQKWRNKFIKNLRREGMLIEIDKNSGEETTVYYFKLSCSWDLLVYYAEHLNLRAPLQLREYKQHVWSSRILKKLKIPNCMDQDVPNPPSLYFTCTFKNSKLQNFLGSSDHETYFSNTERARIAWEILQNTVYGKKKRAELGIERLLSENVFSAAFPLHDGDFKITDPVQDVDPTLLNLRQVLRKYWARWGVWYKYQPLDHIRSYFGEKIGIYFAWLGFYTSWLLPVSILGLIVFIVGAALIETNTPANEVCSSGKKFVMCPRCDGCRMWYLSSTCLMTKLAYLFDNGGTVFFAVVMSFWAVFFLEFWKRKNAQLAHHWEVMDFEAEEERPRPEYNARAPTMALNPVTGVMEPHFPPGQRLRRIFTGFTILIIMLGVVIIFVLSVIVYKAIIGLVMIESKDKLVQGQASNLRTFSGAVINLILIMLMANIYTVVAEILTKWEMHRTQTQYEDSLTFKVFVFQFVNYYSSIFYIAFFKGKFVGYPGHYDTTFGIRNDGCGSGGCLIELAQQLLVIMVGKQAINNIEELVVPWLKKKWQKRKMKRVFLSDGQQNLTKPWEIEYHELVEFQGLFHEYLEMVLQFGFITIFVAAFPIAPLFALLNNWIEIRLDARKMVCETRRPIAERAQDIGVWYEILDALVQIAVVTNAFLIAFTSQFIPRLFYEYRVGNDTLNGFTNFSLSYAPNNTEFKSCRYYAHRTVDGQYTQYYYELLVCKLAFVIVFEHVVFFISRMIDWSVPDIPESLMVKVKRERYLAKQALTDNIDTSMLGAGQL
- the LOC143459334 gene encoding anoctamin-7-like isoform X1, with product MSKWEKLKVFSKNGSSEEMQPILNETSLEVESGSSVSVNISPDSSSKVKKFGSFDDMDKLKYDQQKIRNCFDDGVTKIDFVIVYEEQHKDLLNESDQGKSDEEKANKQKQKNWEYQHQKWRNKFIKNLRREGMLIEIDKNSGEETTVYYFKLSCSWDLLVYYAEHLNLRAPLQLREYKQHVWSSRILKKLKIPNCMDQDVPNPPSLYFTCTFKNSKLQNFLGSSDHETYFSNTERARIAWEILQNTVYGKKKRAELGIERLLSENVFSAAFPLHDGDFKITDPVQDVDPTLLNLRQVLRKYWARWGVWYKYQPLDHIRSYFGEKIGIYFAWLGFYTSWLLPVSILGLIVFIVGAALIETNTPANEVCSSGKKFVMCPRCDGCRMWYLSSTCLMTKLAYLFDNGGTVFFAVVMSFWAVFFLEFWKRKNAQLAHHWEVMDFEAEEERPRPEYNARAPTMALNPVTGVMEPHFPPGQRLRRIFTGFTILIIMLGVVIIFVLSVIVYKAIIGLVMIESKDKLVQGQASNLRTFSGAVINLILIMLMANIYTVVAEILTKWEMHRTQTQYEDSLTFKVFVFQFVNYYSSIFYIAFFKGKFVGYPGHYDTTFGIRNDGCGSGGCLIELAQQLLVIMVGKQAINNIEELVVPWLKKKWQKRKMKRVFLSDGQQNLTKPWEIEYHELVEFQGLFHEYLEMVLQFGFITIFVAAFPIAPLFALLNNWIEIRLDARKMVCETRRPIAERAQDIGVWYEILDALVQIAVVTNAFLIAFTSQFIPRLFYEYRVGNDTLNGFTNFSLSYAPNNTEFKSCRYYAHRTVDGQYTQYYYELLVCKLAFVIVFEHVVFFISRMIDWSVPDIPESLMVKVKRERYLAKQALTDNIDTSMTEVFKLYTHDPTVIVRHHPSSQATSSKKPPLHQDSKTTSENVESSSSNVLNVIPEEDTTPSDDVATPTDQPAGPLSKMHEVYRPFELSDQSHNSVQEEPHTSKETTDTEQTTTAPASEELVPKLEDDTPSDKQHSVQIVTQPQFFKPSGSPNSDAKLARRQRLAVRRSKQKRDQSK
- the LOC143459333 gene encoding cilia- and flagella-associated protein 337-like, with amino-acid sequence MNDSHPSKQRSLGSSSTRSQLSKIQSIGSEQLESKLTLKDLEELMQAFMPADDYFGTQIRLSRNQFSERLSRIVRKGTKEEYGELFDKIDITQEGMVDWDMFVQFMLLEFYEEDEKVKTTQVPQWKEIKTIQSPHKDSIQRIELMRATNRYLSVSKEGCIVFWDQNVKMQRSIKISTESVKPRDLWITDFVLLPNVNKIAVSFTSKEIAFYDLSSKLDFNCQYKLQGLKSTPLCMDYWANPDDPNESVLVFGDVGGQVSALCFSSAQIALFDRPTQGSDSKQSDNNTTVCVRMKELLKDNAKHPNCRVVYHSAHTGWVRQVKYAEHLECFISCSTGKQNSVIVGFVEKASTAMRTTSFKYYHGVHSFDYHQQMNLIATGSVNHQVCLWNPYVISKPVGILTGHMAAVIQVIVNVNKSQLMSFSKDKVLRIWDIQQQVCLQRLAGMFPKGPEVQTRLYFDDVKNRLFVTFNYQLTLLEMKIEIRDRVMSHERPVTCAIYNSLYNQVISACQGGTVTVWMIDNGQKVKQFTNCHGKSEITTLELDHSRTRLFTGSTDGTIKVWDFNGHCHHSLNAGRDRPADIAQVVMLKRSIVAIGWDKLITIFRQTALTQYHVQPADWKGGKEHQDDILSSAYCPPSMLATGSYDGEIIIWNTNSEGVSKKLQQRCRQRFSRRQIQSSSLSIRARDEETPMLMRPVTSDSQASELEFSFVISRLVFLKTRTASHHAASGSSSFTGADLVSCGGGGWVRFWSTAKSALLSEFIAHPHASNVIATTDAENKFLVTADSEGAMKIWSIEDYLIAEPSDTIFSPPETIASFQAHSDCINSINICIRNNQNFIISASSDCSVALWDIAGNSVGEFGQEQHWKLDFSDPLAKRNIDEVDGEETEQADESLFKEFDINEIELESRASTAAVPSKPPTAHGFDPDFRAQTWKSTVLGKAYQEDRMQKRERKQPGTVPGYKEYIEESAVGPYGILDYTDLDSMPVMRKPDFMLHPHKYFGEKSEKDLSKRKVGKQPTEVQQSIRDVRKSLKAAFDERSLFPKELLDFEAQIRTEHAQKLKTPGKDASKKMKPILKSFTTGSGNVSFNELTPKPGALSMASKVSSRVGSSTHHNKPLLKNKSSANVIHAESMVMS